One Pseudomonadota bacterium genomic window, GGCGTTTGAAATTCCTATTCCGCGGTCGGCACCGACACCAGCACCTCGGTGCGCGGCCCCTCGGCCTACAACGGCATCGTCGGCCTGCGCCCCACCACCGGCATGATCTCGCGCGACGGCACCGCGCCCAAGAACCTCAACTTCGATTCCGCCGGCCCGATGGCGCGCAGCGTCACCGACATGGCGCTGATGCTCAGCGTGATCGGCGGCAAGGATGCGGCCGACCCGCTCAACCTCAAGGTCTGGAGCGAAGAAGAAAAGCGCTACCCGGCGAAGAACGGCCACATCGATTTCACTAAGTACCTCGACGCCAACGCGCTCAAGGGCAAGAAGCTCGGCGTGGTGCGCGACTTCTTCGG contains:
- a CDS encoding amidase family protein, which codes for MRGPSAYNGIVGLRPTTGMISRDGTAPKNLNFDSAGPMARSVTDMALMLSVIGGKDAADPLNLKVWSEEEKRYPAKNGHIDFTKYLDANALKGKKLGVVRDFFGGDPEIDALAEKALADMRKLGATTVDIKLDAAFVEKYLGDGNRKLRRLSDYRCRTTASRPTGSSTSPRSKTRRCRRRWRRS